Proteins encoded within one genomic window of Deinococcus betulae:
- a CDS encoding sulfite exporter TauE/SafE family protein, whose translation MLSALTLAVIGIGLLAGVLGAILGLGGGVVVVPALEFVLPLFGRDITIAQAVAVSQIGVLAVGLSGAASYLQQGLVRARTGYLLSPYTIVGGALGSFLGLVLPGRAVATVFAALLLYSAYNLLRGLKRVEQERPPSRLVPPAMTFAGVMSGLLGIGGGTVQVPVLNLMAGVPIRQAIATSTFIMGLTAVGNALVYQAGGLLDVRLAAGIALGVLLGARAGATLQSRIPAAQLKLLFSLLLIFTAGQLLWKYWGHA comes from the coding sequence GTGCTGAGCGCCCTGACGCTGGCGGTGATCGGCATTGGGCTGCTGGCCGGGGTGCTGGGGGCCATCCTGGGTCTGGGCGGCGGTGTGGTGGTGGTGCCCGCCCTGGAATTTGTGCTGCCCCTGTTTGGCCGTGACATCACGATTGCGCAGGCCGTGGCGGTCAGTCAGATTGGCGTGCTGGCGGTGGGCCTCAGCGGCGCGGCCAGCTACTTGCAGCAGGGGCTGGTGCGGGCGCGCACCGGCTACCTACTCTCGCCCTACACGATTGTGGGCGGCGCGCTGGGGTCGTTTCTGGGGCTGGTGCTGCCGGGCCGTGCGGTGGCCACCGTCTTTGCGGCGCTCCTGCTGTATTCGGCGTATAACCTCCTGCGCGGCCTGAAACGGGTGGAGCAGGAGCGTCCCCCCAGCCGGCTGGTGCCGCCCGCCATGACCTTTGCCGGCGTCATGAGCGGCCTGCTGGGCATAGGCGGCGGCACGGTGCAGGTGCCGGTCCTGAACTTGATGGCTGGGGTGCCTATCCGGCAGGCGATTGCCACCAGCACCTTCATCATGGGCCTCACGGCAGTGGGCAACGCGCTGGTGTATCAGGCCGGTGGGCTGCTGGACGTACGCCTGGCGGCTGGGATTGCGCTGGGGGTGCTGCTGGGCGCGCGGGCGGGGGCCACCTTACAAAGCCGCATTCCCGCCGCGCAGCTCAAACTGCTGTTCAGCCTCCTGCTCATCTTCACCGCCGGGCAACTGCTCTGGAAATACTGGGGGCACGCATGA
- the tilS gene encoding tRNA lysidine(34) synthetase TilS, whose protein sequence is MKVLLTPLRPYSGQVVVVGVSGGADSVALLRALVLAGARPVAAHLDHALRAASAADAVWVGELAAALGVPFETVRVDAAAVAQKRGWNLEDAARRLRADFLGRMARKHGAQAILTAHTRRDQAETVLLALLRGEGVLHGIPPVRGWVHRPWLAVARADLETFLHALGQSWREDETNADPTYTRAWLRGAVMPVLAARFPSVEAALARVAQYQAQDDAALRAQASRLTAHGPLERQPPAVLRRWMHAQLSGAGLRFHAGHLEQLVGALTAGETAHLTLPDARAVTVTGSKLWLAPVSLPEPAFVLPAGWQRRTRQPGDRITLPGGTRKLSDVLTDLKVPREDRDQVLLLVSGEEVQWVGVQPPVWAVGAREQVGAPPDPWHAAMGEALVLAHQAAAAGEVPVGAVVLGPDGAVAGRGRNTSREHVDMTRHAELAALREAARTLGTPYLTGCTLVVTLEPCPMCLGAALEARVGQIVYGAPNSRAGALGGQHDLLTAHWGHAPGVTGGVRAREAARLLRQTFQAVRAAKQPDGPP, encoded by the coding sequence GTGAAGGTGTTGCTAACGCCGCTGCGGCCCTATAGCGGTCAGGTCGTCGTGGTGGGCGTGTCGGGCGGGGCCGACAGCGTGGCGCTGCTGCGGGCGCTGGTGCTGGCGGGCGCGCGGCCTGTGGCGGCGCACTTAGACCACGCCCTGCGGGCAGCCTCAGCGGCAGATGCAGTGTGGGTAGGCGAACTGGCCGCTGCGCTGGGCGTGCCGTTTGAAACGGTGCGGGTGGACGCGGCGGCAGTGGCGCAAAAGCGCGGCTGGAATCTGGAAGACGCCGCCCGGCGCCTGCGCGCCGACTTTCTGGGCCGCATGGCCCGGAAGCACGGCGCCCAGGCCATCCTGACGGCCCACACCCGCCGCGACCAGGCCGAAACGGTGCTGCTGGCGCTGCTGCGCGGCGAGGGCGTGTTGCACGGCATCCCCCCGGTGCGCGGCTGGGTTCACCGCCCCTGGCTGGCGGTGGCCCGCGCCGACCTCGAAACCTTTTTGCATGCGTTGGGCCAGAGTTGGCGCGAGGATGAAACCAACGCCGACCCCACCTATACCCGCGCCTGGCTGCGCGGGGCGGTCATGCCGGTCCTGGCTGCCCGCTTTCCCAGCGTCGAGGCCGCGCTGGCCCGTGTCGCGCAGTACCAGGCCCAGGATGACGCGGCGCTGCGGGCGCAGGCCAGCCGCCTCACGGCACACGGCCCGCTGGAGCGGCAGCCGCCTGCCGTGCTGCGCCGCTGGATGCACGCGCAGTTGTCGGGCGCGGGCCTGCGGTTTCATGCCGGTCATCTGGAGCAGCTGGTCGGGGCACTAACGGCAGGGGAGACCGCGCACCTCACGTTGCCGGATGCGCGCGCCGTGACGGTGACGGGCTCGAAGCTCTGGCTGGCCCCCGTTTCTTTGCCCGAGCCCGCGTTTGTACTGCCGGCCGGCTGGCAGCGGCGCACCCGGCAGCCCGGCGACCGCATCACCTTGCCCGGCGGCACGCGCAAGCTCAGCGACGTGCTGACCGACCTGAAGGTGCCGCGTGAGGACCGGGACCAGGTGCTGCTCCTGGTGTCAGGAGAGGAGGTGCAGTGGGTAGGGGTACAGCCCCCCGTGTGGGCGGTGGGCGCGCGTGAACAGGTGGGCGCCCCACCCGACCCCTGGCACGCCGCGATGGGGGAGGCGCTGGTGCTGGCGCACCAGGCCGCTGCGGCCGGCGAGGTGCCTGTGGGCGCCGTGGTGCTTGGCCCAGACGGCGCCGTGGCAGGCCGGGGCCGCAACACCAGCCGCGAACACGTCGACATGACCCGCCACGCCGAGCTGGCCGCCCTGCGAGAAGCCGCCCGCACTCTGGGCACCCCCTACCTGACGGGCTGCACCCTGGTCGTGACCCTGGAACCCTGTCCCATGTGCCTGGGCGCCGCGCTGGAGGCCCGCGTGGGGCAGATTGTCTACGGCGCCCCCAACTCCAGAGCCGGGGCGCTGGGGGGCCAGCACGACCTGCTCACCGCCCACTGGGGCCACGCGCCGGGGGTGACCGGCGGCGTGCGCGCCCGCGAAGCGGCCCGGCTGCTGCGCCAGACGTTTCAGGCGGTGCGGGCCGCCAAACAGCCGGACGGCCCCCCATGA
- a CDS encoding radical SAM protein, with the protein MLPAWRFRSEGGQLTAFCTATGARLSSGLTPTRLRAPELLDVKLTDVCSVGCAFCYQDSRPDRRHAQLEDVAQIAAEAGRAGVFEVALGGGEVSEYPDFLAVLHLFRGAGVVPNFTTRRMRWLAQLWPQVRGLVGGVAVSVGRAAEVRLLGSLIPASERLSGQLVAQVVMGTVQREELRSLVWEAGAAGIRVTLLGFKDVGRGQTFQPLPYTWWLADLADYVRHTPVSIDTALAAECPADLAALLVPGSYHTEEGRFSAYVDAVAMTLAPSSYHAGPVHPFRADWLQHFASPGFVQGPVTPPARGRVRLGFATNSSSSHSLVLLREPVADDPADPAEWEEAFATKYGEFTAASLEAKRYYLAAVLMMAQEHLFPRQTEAEAQALIRRLCDLPEGAPLSAEGIDHQSALWFKPNPAGAGPHPHQFERVKTVLLAPPTSIFGRSDMGGDEDALRWQQVDFMLDSADFMYMLSLDEAEQPLPPRTPALSEPLYLLGLVRGQRFLAVVQRALAAGLSWAEVKAALLEGGEDDEEQEPDHPALFLKVLAAAGLHPPAFLLAQPDRDRATGGGQWFSLYLKAPPEDLDRFMARLERLWAEAPAFSHTVLDYATSDLGFSRFDRDQFGKLLKALERGGRFVTAVGPEQFGIFLRITDYLKRL; encoded by the coding sequence ATGCTTCCCGCATGGCGTTTTCGCAGTGAAGGTGGGCAACTGACGGCCTTTTGCACGGCGACGGGTGCCCGGCTGAGTAGCGGCCTCACGCCTACTCGACTTCGCGCACCAGAGCTGCTGGACGTGAAACTGACGGATGTGTGCAGCGTGGGCTGCGCGTTCTGCTATCAGGACTCGCGCCCAGACCGGCGCCATGCCCAGCTAGAGGACGTGGCCCAAATTGCCGCTGAGGCGGGCCGCGCCGGAGTTTTTGAGGTCGCGCTGGGTGGCGGCGAAGTCAGCGAATATCCGGATTTTCTGGCGGTCCTGCACCTGTTTCGGGGGGCAGGCGTCGTGCCCAACTTCACCACGCGGCGGATGCGGTGGCTGGCGCAGCTGTGGCCGCAGGTGCGGGGCCTTGTAGGCGGCGTAGCAGTCAGCGTGGGCCGCGCCGCCGAGGTGCGCCTGCTGGGCAGCCTGATTCCAGCGTCCGAGCGCCTCAGCGGGCAGTTGGTTGCCCAGGTGGTCATGGGGACCGTACAGCGGGAAGAATTGCGCTCGCTGGTTTGGGAAGCAGGCGCGGCAGGCATTCGCGTGACCCTGCTGGGCTTCAAGGATGTGGGACGCGGGCAGACGTTCCAGCCTTTGCCATACACCTGGTGGCTGGCCGACTTAGCCGACTATGTGCGGCACACGCCTGTCAGCATCGACACCGCACTGGCCGCCGAATGCCCGGCCGACCTGGCCGCGCTGCTGGTCCCTGGCTCGTACCACACCGAAGAAGGCCGCTTCAGCGCCTACGTGGACGCCGTGGCCATGACGCTGGCGCCCAGCAGTTATCACGCTGGGCCGGTGCATCCCTTTAGAGCCGACTGGCTCCAGCACTTCGCCTCGCCGGGTTTTGTGCAGGGGCCAGTCACGCCGCCGGCACGGGGTCGGGTCCGCCTGGGCTTCGCCACCAATTCCAGCAGCAGTCATTCTTTGGTGTTGCTGCGAGAACCCGTGGCGGATGACCCGGCTGATCCCGCCGAGTGGGAAGAGGCGTTTGCCACCAAGTACGGCGAGTTCACAGCCGCCAGCCTGGAGGCCAAAAGGTATTACCTAGCCGCCGTTCTGATGATGGCCCAGGAGCATCTTTTCCCTCGGCAGACAGAAGCCGAAGCGCAGGCCCTGATTCGCCGCCTCTGTGATCTCCCGGAAGGGGCACCCCTCAGCGCCGAAGGTATAGACCACCAGAGCGCCCTGTGGTTTAAGCCGAATCCGGCGGGGGCCGGCCCACACCCTCACCAGTTTGAGAGAGTGAAAACCGTGCTGCTGGCGCCGCCTACCAGCATCTTTGGTCGGAGCGACATGGGAGGCGACGAGGACGCGCTGCGCTGGCAGCAGGTGGACTTTATGCTGGACAGCGCCGACTTCATGTACATGCTCTCGCTGGACGAGGCCGAGCAGCCTCTCCCGCCGCGCACACCAGCGTTGAGCGAACCGCTGTACCTGCTGGGCCTGGTCCGGGGGCAGCGCTTTCTGGCCGTGGTGCAGCGCGCACTGGCGGCGGGCCTTTCCTGGGCGGAGGTCAAGGCGGCCTTGCTGGAAGGCGGCGAGGATGACGAAGAACAGGAGCCCGACCACCCAGCCCTGTTCCTGAAGGTGCTGGCTGCCGCTGGGCTACACCCCCCCGCTTTCCTGCTGGCTCAGCCAGACCGTGACCGGGCCACTGGGGGCGGGCAGTGGTTCTCGCTTTATCTGAAAGCCCCGCCTGAAGACCTTGACCGGTTCATGGCGCGACTTGAACGCCTCTGGGCTGAGGCCCCAGCGTTCTCGCACACAGTCCTTGACTACGCCACGTCTGACCTGGGGTTCAGCCGCTTTGACCGAGACCAGTTCGGCAAGCTGCTCAAGGCGCTAGAGAGGGGGGGGCGCTTTGTTACGGCTGTCGGTCCTGAGCAGTTCGGCATCTTCCTACGCATCACGGACTACCTGAAGCGCCTGTGA
- a CDS encoding 3-hydroxyacyl-CoA dehydrogenase/enoyl-CoA hydratase family protein, with protein MKIQPHRIQKAAVLGAGVMGAAIAAQLANAGIPVLLLDIVLPDNPDRNFLAKQGVQRALKARPAAFMDAGRAALITPGNLEDDLKKLKDVDWILEAVIEKLDAKRDLWERVEKVAKKTAIISSNSSGIPMHLQIEGRGEDFQRRFVGAHFFNPPRYLHLLEVIPTPKTDPEVVKTFSEFAETTLGKGVVVANDVPGFVANRIGVYGIVRAMQHMQKAGLSPAQVDQLTGPALGRANSATFRTADLSGLDIIYHVANDLGKATPEDEDFTLTPAFRALVEDKKFLGDKTGSGFYKKTKDEKGKTKILNLNLDTFEYEDQGKVKVPAVDAVKGRPLADRVKALYAAEGPEGEFLRGVMNDGFWYAAKMAGNVSNRLQDIDNALKWGFGWEQGPFETMDTLGVQTVIANLEAEGRPLPPLLAAMKASGRQAFYQGEETVTPAGEATKYEAPYFILTDLKKDATRVVKKRAGASVIDLGDGVLLAEWHAKMNALGEDQLRTVQDAHKLVQEMGYAGLVIGNQGENFSAGANLPLILSQAQADEWDELDDAIKQFQQVTTSLRFSPHPTVAAPFGLTLGGGAEFTLHADHVVASAELYMGLVEVGVGLIPGGGGTKEMLLRFTDMQQPGQRVGATLLPAVQRAFELIGTAKVSTSALEARNLGFLRSSDTVAMNKNHILEDAKRQVLALAPGYVQPTPRQDIPVMGDAAIAAIKSALHGMHQGGYITDYDLVVSEQLARVLSGGTGNNRTAKVSEQHLLDLEREAFLTLLGKKGTQQRIDHMLKTGKPLRN; from the coding sequence ATGAAGATTCAGCCCCACCGTATTCAAAAGGCTGCCGTGCTCGGCGCGGGCGTCATGGGCGCTGCTATTGCCGCGCAACTCGCCAACGCCGGGATTCCCGTTTTGCTGCTCGACATCGTGCTGCCGGACAACCCCGACCGCAATTTCCTGGCCAAGCAGGGCGTCCAGCGCGCCCTGAAAGCCCGCCCCGCCGCCTTCATGGACGCGGGCCGCGCCGCCCTGATTACGCCCGGCAACCTCGAAGACGACCTGAAGAAACTGAAGGATGTCGACTGGATTCTGGAAGCGGTCATCGAGAAGCTGGACGCCAAGCGCGACCTGTGGGAGCGCGTGGAAAAGGTCGCCAAGAAGACAGCCATCATCTCCAGTAACTCGTCGGGCATTCCCATGCACCTCCAGATTGAGGGTCGGGGTGAGGATTTCCAGCGCCGCTTCGTGGGCGCGCACTTCTTCAACCCGCCGCGCTACCTGCACCTGCTGGAAGTCATTCCCACGCCCAAGACCGACCCAGAAGTCGTGAAGACCTTCAGCGAGTTTGCTGAAACGACGCTGGGTAAAGGCGTGGTTGTCGCCAACGACGTGCCCGGCTTTGTGGCCAACCGCATTGGCGTATACGGCATCGTGCGCGCCATGCAGCATATGCAGAAGGCCGGCCTGAGCCCCGCCCAGGTGGACCAACTGACCGGCCCCGCGCTGGGCCGCGCCAACAGCGCCACCTTCCGCACGGCGGACCTGTCGGGCTTGGACATCATCTACCACGTGGCCAACGACCTGGGCAAAGCCACGCCCGAAGACGAAGATTTCACTCTGACGCCTGCTTTCCGCGCGCTGGTGGAAGACAAGAAGTTCCTGGGCGACAAGACCGGCAGCGGCTTTTACAAAAAGACCAAGGACGAGAAGGGCAAAACCAAGATTCTGAACCTGAACCTGGACACCTTCGAGTACGAGGACCAGGGCAAGGTGAAAGTGCCCGCTGTGGACGCTGTCAAGGGGCGCCCCCTGGCTGACCGCGTGAAGGCGCTGTACGCCGCCGAAGGCCCCGAAGGCGAGTTCCTGCGCGGCGTGATGAACGACGGCTTCTGGTACGCCGCCAAGATGGCGGGCAACGTATCAAATCGTCTGCAAGACATTGACAACGCCCTGAAATGGGGCTTTGGCTGGGAGCAGGGGCCGTTCGAGACGATGGACACCCTGGGTGTGCAGACGGTCATCGCCAATCTGGAAGCAGAAGGGCGGCCTCTACCCCCCCTGCTGGCCGCCATGAAGGCCAGTGGCCGCCAAGCCTTCTACCAGGGCGAGGAAACCGTGACGCCCGCCGGCGAGGCCACGAAGTACGAGGCGCCGTACTTTATCCTGACCGACCTGAAGAAAGACGCCACCAGGGTCGTCAAGAAGCGCGCCGGAGCCAGCGTCATTGACCTGGGCGACGGGGTGCTGCTGGCCGAGTGGCACGCCAAGATGAACGCGCTGGGCGAAGATCAGCTGCGGACCGTGCAAGACGCCCACAAGTTGGTGCAGGAGATGGGCTATGCAGGCCTGGTGATTGGCAACCAGGGCGAGAACTTCAGCGCGGGCGCCAACCTGCCCCTGATTCTCTCGCAGGCCCAGGCCGACGAGTGGGACGAACTGGATGATGCCATCAAGCAGTTCCAACAGGTGACGACCAGCCTGCGCTTCAGCCCCCACCCCACGGTTGCGGCTCCCTTCGGCCTGACGCTGGGCGGCGGCGCCGAGTTCACCCTGCACGCCGACCATGTGGTCGCCAGCGCCGAGCTGTACATGGGCCTGGTGGAAGTCGGCGTGGGCCTGATTCCCGGCGGCGGCGGCACCAAGGAAATGCTGCTGCGCTTTACGGATATGCAGCAGCCGGGCCAGCGCGTGGGGGCGACCCTGCTGCCTGCCGTGCAGCGCGCCTTTGAACTGATCGGCACCGCCAAAGTCAGCACCAGCGCCCTGGAAGCGCGCAACCTGGGCTTCCTGCGCAGCAGCGACACCGTGGCAATGAACAAAAACCACATCCTGGAGGATGCCAAGCGGCAGGTGCTCGCGCTGGCCCCCGGCTACGTGCAGCCCACGCCTCGCCAGGACATCCCTGTGATGGGCGACGCCGCCATTGCGGCCATCAAGAGCGCCCTGCACGGCATGCACCAGGGCGGCTACATCACCGATTACGACCTTGTGGTGTCCGAGCAACTGGCGCGCGTGCTGTCGGGCGGCACCGGCAACAACCGGACCGCGAAAGTCAGCGAGCAGCATCTGCTGGACCTGGAACGCGAGGCCTTCCTGACGCTGCTGGGCAAGAAGGGCACGCAGCAGCGCATTGACCACATGCTCAAGACCGGCAAGCCGCTGCGCAACTAA
- a CDS encoding phosphotransferase family protein, whose translation MNGDALPVLSPAEVAALLPPDLAEKPVSWLGEGTDHRVYRLGQARVLRFPNWSGGGEALRREAALLTALAPALPLPVPAVLGWGQPAPSCPEGFAVARWLDGRSGLGVALPAPDQVGRSLGHFLNALHRVPRSSIDLPTDHDPTGADWQEAAHEDLAAGGDLVDLAFWARVVDSPPPLDVALVPIHGDFAAEHVLLDVAGRPCGVLDWADAALGDPARDWAGLLHWAEPDLLAAALAVAPQPAALLRRAAWYATCRALGDLAYGVVEGKEAYIHAGQRALDHLARGSVQAVGKPIL comes from the coding sequence GTGAACGGGGATGCGCTGCCTGTGCTGAGTCCAGCCGAAGTGGCGGCCCTTCTGCCCCCGGACCTGGCAGAGAAGCCAGTCAGCTGGCTGGGAGAAGGCACTGACCACCGCGTCTACCGATTGGGCCAGGCGCGGGTCCTGCGCTTCCCCAACTGGTCCGGCGGGGGAGAGGCGCTGCGGAGAGAAGCGGCCCTGCTGACGGCCCTGGCCCCAGCGCTACCGTTGCCGGTGCCAGCCGTGCTGGGCTGGGGCCAGCCGGCGCCGTCATGCCCAGAAGGTTTCGCTGTGGCGCGCTGGCTGGACGGCCGCTCTGGTCTGGGTGTGGCGCTGCCTGCGCCTGACCAGGTGGGCCGAAGCCTGGGCCACTTCCTGAACGCCCTGCACCGCGTTCCTCGGTCGTCCATAGACCTTCCGACTGACCACGATCCCACCGGCGCGGATTGGCAGGAAGCCGCGCACGAGGACCTGGCGGCCGGAGGCGACCTCGTTGATTTGGCCTTCTGGGCGCGTGTCGTGGACTCGCCCCCGCCTCTAGACGTAGCCCTGGTGCCCATCCACGGTGACTTTGCCGCCGAACACGTTCTGCTGGATGTGGCTGGCCGGCCCTGCGGCGTGCTGGACTGGGCCGACGCCGCCCTGGGTGATCCGGCGCGCGACTGGGCCGGGCTGCTGCACTGGGCCGAGCCAGACCTGTTGGCTGCTGCGTTGGCGGTTGCGCCGCAACCGGCTGCCCTGCTGCGCCGCGCCGCTTGGTACGCCACCTGCCGCGCGCTGGGCGACCTGGCTTACGGTGTGGTGGAAGGCAAAGAAGCGTATATCCACGCTGGACAGCGGGCGCTCGACCACCTGGCGCGAGGCAGTGTGCAGGCGGTGGGGAAGCCCATCCTCTAA
- a CDS encoding alpha/beta hydrolase family protein: MTRLTDRLRTVRKRRALAWAALGYAALVFAGALFGADITLRSKTRWVKGVFVPVGRRGNDIYLPAGSETLSRGVVGVVPLLPNRGHAVLGGGKLTGTLVKRPVLQERGVLPNGALAWVSTFVYNGTPAQLGVAFEDTAVSTPLGEMPAWHIPPTGEVPEHSDALVIVVHGHGGQRAQALRMLPALQRTGAGSLFVTFRNAYGAPRSANGYLTLGDQEAEDICAALTWAKEHGYQRVVLYGFSMGGNVVLSVLREKHQPFPLPVLGVALDCPVLDWRATILSQGTRFGLPKFLARHVAAFTQYVVTRRSGQDFDTVDQLRAAPKFTLPMILWHGTRDRTIPVSQADALAAARPDLIEYHRVEGAKHIRCWNIDPAKYDAQLEAFVGRVLKKVDV, from the coding sequence ATGACCCGCCTGACTGACCGACTCCGCACCGTTCGCAAACGCCGCGCCCTGGCCTGGGCCGCGCTGGGCTACGCCGCTCTGGTGTTCGCTGGCGCGCTGTTCGGGGCCGACATCACCCTGCGGTCTAAAACCCGCTGGGTGAAGGGTGTGTTTGTGCCGGTGGGGCGGCGCGGCAACGACATCTACCTGCCGGCGGGCTCGGAAACGCTGTCGCGCGGGGTGGTGGGCGTGGTGCCGCTGCTGCCCAACCGGGGCCACGCGGTGCTGGGCGGCGGCAAGTTGACGGGTACGCTGGTCAAGCGCCCAGTGCTTCAGGAACGCGGCGTGCTGCCCAACGGCGCGCTGGCGTGGGTGTCCACCTTCGTCTACAACGGCACGCCGGCGCAGTTGGGGGTGGCCTTTGAAGACACCGCTGTCTCTACGCCGCTGGGCGAGATGCCCGCCTGGCACATTCCGCCCACGGGTGAGGTGCCGGAGCACTCGGACGCCCTGGTCATCGTGGTGCACGGGCACGGCGGGCAGAGGGCTCAGGCGCTGCGGATGTTGCCCGCGCTGCAGCGGACGGGAGCAGGTTCCCTGTTCGTCACTTTTCGCAATGCGTATGGAGCGCCCCGCTCAGCCAACGGTTACCTGACCCTGGGCGACCAGGAAGCCGAAGACATCTGCGCCGCCCTGACCTGGGCCAAAGAACACGGCTACCAGCGCGTTGTTCTGTATGGCTTCAGCATGGGTGGAAATGTGGTGCTCAGTGTTTTGCGCGAGAAGCACCAGCCCTTCCCCCTGCCTGTGCTGGGTGTGGCGCTGGACTGCCCGGTGCTGGACTGGCGGGCCACGATTCTGTCGCAGGGCACGCGCTTTGGCCTGCCGAAGTTCCTGGCCCGGCATGTGGCGGCCTTTACGCAGTATGTGGTGACGCGTCGCAGTGGGCAGGACTTCGACACGGTGGACCAGTTGCGCGCCGCGCCAAAGTTCACCCTGCCCATGATTCTGTGGCACGGCACCCGCGACCGCACCATTCCAGTGTCGCAGGCAGACGCCCTGGCTGCTGCCCGCCCCGACCTGATTGAGTACCACCGCGTCGAGGGCGCTAAGCACATCCGCTGCTGGAACATTGACCCGGCAAAGTACGACGCTCAGCTGGAGGCGTTTGTGGGAAGGGTGCTGAAGAAGGTGGACGTGTGA
- a CDS encoding acetyl ornithine aminotransferase family protein codes for MTTLPKPRQPELKTALPGPNTAAIMERDRAHLSTSYMRPYPFVPERGEGVWLTDVDGNTMLDFFAGIAVSTTGHAHPHVVKGVQEQVAKFTHVCLTDYPQEITTSLAERLVKHVEKPGEKWRVFFSNSGAEAVEAAVKLARNHTGRQHIISTMGSFHGRTYGAITLTGSKTKYKRGFGPLLPAVSHVPYPNPFRPPLGSTPETCGQAVLAHIEELFVGILPADEVAAIIVEPMQGEGGYIVPPADFLPGLRALCDKHGIMLIFDEVQAGMGRTGKMFSFQHFDVQPDIITSAKGIASGMPLGALLAKDSVMTWPVGSHGSTYGGNPVAAAASHATLDLLEGVIKHPGCGDSLMTNASLVGDYIMAELKGMQAEFPFLGDVRGRGLFIGLEFVKPDGSPDGALRDRASMAMFEKGLLNLDCGEAVIRISPPLILTKEEAATGLEIMRATLRELK; via the coding sequence ATGACCACCCTGCCAAAGCCCCGCCAACCCGAACTCAAAACCGCTCTCCCTGGCCCGAACACCGCCGCCATCATGGAGCGTGACCGGGCGCACCTCTCCACCTCCTACATGCGTCCTTACCCCTTCGTGCCCGAGCGCGGCGAGGGCGTGTGGCTGACCGATGTGGACGGCAACACCATGCTGGACTTCTTTGCCGGCATTGCGGTGTCCACCACCGGCCACGCCCACCCGCATGTCGTGAAAGGCGTGCAGGAGCAGGTGGCGAAGTTTACGCACGTCTGCCTGACCGACTACCCGCAGGAAATCACCACCAGCCTGGCCGAGCGGCTGGTCAAGCATGTGGAAAAGCCCGGTGAAAAGTGGCGCGTGTTCTTCTCCAACTCGGGTGCCGAAGCTGTCGAGGCGGCCGTCAAACTGGCTCGCAACCACACTGGGCGCCAGCACATTATCTCGACGATGGGCAGCTTCCACGGGCGCACCTACGGCGCCATTACACTGACCGGCAGCAAAACCAAGTACAAGCGCGGCTTCGGCCCGTTGCTGCCCGCCGTATCCCATGTGCCCTACCCCAACCCTTTCCGCCCCCCGCTGGGCAGCACCCCCGAGACCTGCGGGCAGGCGGTGCTGGCACACATTGAAGAACTGTTCGTGGGCATCCTGCCTGCTGATGAGGTCGCGGCCATCATCGTCGAGCCCATGCAGGGCGAGGGCGGTTACATCGTGCCGCCGGCCGACTTCCTGCCGGGCCTGCGGGCCCTGTGCGACAAGCACGGCATCATGCTGATTTTCGATGAGGTGCAGGCCGGGATGGGCCGCACCGGCAAGATGTTCAGCTTCCAGCACTTTGACGTGCAGCCCGACATCATCACGTCCGCCAAGGGCATTGCCTCGGGCATGCCGCTGGGGGCGCTGCTGGCCAAGGACAGCGTCATGACCTGGCCGGTGGGCTCGCACGGCTCAACCTACGGCGGCAACCCCGTGGCGGCGGCGGCCTCGCACGCCACGCTCGACCTGCTCGAAGGTGTCATCAAGCATCCTGGCTGCGGCGACAGCTTGATGACTAACGCCTCATTGGTGGGCGACTACATCATGGCCGAGCTGAAGGGCATGCAAGCAGAATTCCCGTTCCTGGGCGATGTGCGTGGCCGGGGCCTCTTTATCGGGCTGGAATTCGTAAAGCCTGACGGCAGCCCAGACGGCGCCCTGCGCGACCGCGCCAGCATGGCGATGTTTGAAAAGGGTCTCCTGAACCTTGACTGCGGTGAGGCGGTTATCCGCATCAGCCCGCCTCTGATTCTCACGAAGGAAGAGGCGGCGACGGGCCTGGAGATCATGCGGGCAACGCTGAGAGAGCTGAAGTAA
- a CDS encoding peroxiredoxin, translated as MSVQVGQPAPDFTRRSDDGREVQLSALQGGWVVLYFYPRASSAGCSIEAQRFEAALPEFERLGAQVVGVSTDTEARQAAFRDSCSLSYPLIPDSDRSLCRTYGVIGGLGGLLNMAARATFLIDPQGAVAWVHRSANPMSHVTGALAELERQQAARAGQAARG; from the coding sequence ATGAGTGTTCAAGTCGGCCAGCCGGCCCCCGACTTTACCCGCCGCAGTGACGATGGCCGCGAGGTCCAGCTGTCGGCCCTGCAGGGCGGGTGGGTGGTGCTGTACTTTTACCCGCGTGCCAGTTCGGCCGGCTGCTCTATCGAGGCGCAGCGCTTTGAAGCGGCCCTGCCAGAATTTGAGCGGCTGGGCGCCCAGGTCGTTGGCGTCAGCACCGATACCGAAGCCCGGCAGGCGGCCTTCCGCGACAGCTGCTCGCTGAGCTACCCCCTGATTCCCGACAGCGACCGCAGCCTGTGCCGCACCTACGGGGTGATCGGCGGTCTGGGTGGACTGCTGAACATGGCCGCCCGCGCCACCTTCCTGATTGACCCGCAGGGGGCCGTCGCCTGGGTTCACCGCAGCGCCAACCCCATGAGCCATGTGACCGGCGCCCTGGCGGAACTGGAACGGCAGCAAGCGGCGCGCGCAGGGCAGGCAGCGCGTGGTTAA